From a single Candidatus Eremiobacteraceae bacterium genomic region:
- a CDS encoding GAF domain-containing protein: protein MVRTIAATAITVVSLVLLGVQFASMTVDSGVLPSFAPHGACSLTLGEIVSGSGVPAIRSGDAVDQSALPSAARIFLASGSVRAGGPIALPIVRDGRSSVVQLATSPQPSWSFWFFAILSKVIVYGVGALVLWRGRDLAAFFFGISSLAIAVAVHPEPSSWLQPDMQVWYTIVARLSADVAAFFLYLMVERLSGQALSRGWLAVARTAVVGGLATDAISTVFYVRDVAGGVCASSALAAIVTIPFMVVLVATLAVLSAAYFASSGTARQRLKWISASTIVGFSGVLIYLGAQIIGRPITSYPIMNITMIAIPVGYSYAILRHRVIDVGFAINRAIVFTAITTVVVIVFALLSGVIERAAVGSSTGLALQVAVALALALSFNALQKRVETAIDRIFFRRKHRAQAELARAADEAPFVTRAQILLDRAADIVRSELGACASAVYLADADGSYRRWSASGEDLAPNVPIDDPAFVRLRTYLRDIDLTDVDSVLGRSGCIFPLAAHGRLMGALVCGDRRSEEPYDPDERSAIRSLAARVSSALEGLRAREFGLLVRQLAEGALDADQARARARSLIADL, encoded by the coding sequence ATGGTACGGACGATAGCCGCGACTGCAATCACGGTCGTGTCGTTGGTATTGTTGGGGGTTCAGTTCGCGTCGATGACCGTCGACAGCGGCGTGCTTCCTTCGTTCGCGCCGCACGGTGCGTGCTCGCTCACGCTCGGCGAGATCGTCTCCGGCTCCGGCGTTCCTGCGATCCGGTCGGGCGATGCCGTCGACCAGAGCGCATTGCCGAGCGCTGCACGGATCTTTCTGGCGAGCGGCAGCGTGCGCGCGGGCGGGCCGATCGCCTTGCCCATCGTGCGCGATGGGCGCAGTTCGGTCGTGCAGCTCGCGACGTCGCCGCAGCCGTCATGGTCGTTCTGGTTCTTCGCGATCCTGTCGAAAGTGATCGTCTACGGCGTCGGCGCGCTCGTCTTGTGGCGCGGTCGCGACCTCGCTGCGTTCTTCTTCGGCATCTCGAGTCTCGCGATCGCCGTCGCCGTGCACCCAGAGCCGAGCTCGTGGCTCCAGCCGGATATGCAAGTCTGGTATACGATCGTCGCGCGATTGTCGGCGGACGTGGCGGCGTTCTTCCTATATCTCATGGTCGAGCGGCTGTCGGGCCAAGCGCTCTCGCGCGGATGGCTTGCGGTCGCGCGGACGGCGGTCGTCGGTGGGCTCGCGACCGACGCGATAAGCACCGTCTTCTACGTGCGCGACGTCGCCGGCGGTGTCTGTGCGTCGTCCGCGCTGGCGGCGATAGTGACGATCCCGTTCATGGTCGTCCTCGTCGCCACGCTTGCCGTGCTATCGGCGGCATATTTCGCGTCGTCGGGGACGGCGCGTCAGCGGCTCAAATGGATCTCCGCGTCCACGATCGTCGGATTCTCCGGCGTCCTCATCTACCTCGGCGCGCAGATCATCGGGCGGCCGATCACCTCGTATCCGATCATGAACATCACGATGATCGCGATCCCCGTCGGCTACTCGTACGCGATCCTGCGGCATCGCGTCATCGACGTCGGCTTCGCGATCAACCGCGCGATCGTGTTCACCGCGATCACGACGGTCGTCGTCATCGTCTTCGCGTTGCTCTCGGGCGTCATCGAACGCGCGGCGGTCGGGTCGAGCACCGGCCTCGCCCTGCAGGTCGCGGTCGCGCTTGCGCTCGCCTTGTCGTTCAATGCCCTTCAGAAGCGCGTCGAGACCGCGATCGACCGCATCTTCTTCCGGCGCAAGCACCGCGCGCAGGCCGAACTCGCGAGAGCCGCGGACGAAGCGCCGTTCGTGACTCGCGCCCAGATATTGCTCGATCGCGCCGCCGATATCGTCCGCTCCGAGCTCGGTGCTTGCGCATCGGCTGTCTACCTCGCAGACGCGGACGGCTCGTATCGACGCTGGTCCGCTTCCGGCGAAGACCTCGCTCCGAACGTCCCCATCGACGATCCGGCTTTCGTGCGTTTGCGGACCTATCTGCGCGATATCGATCTCACCGACGTCGACAGCGTCCTCGGCCGCTCGGGCTGCATCTTCCCGCTCGCCGCCCACGGACGACTCATGGGCGCACTTGTCTGCGGCGATCGGCGCTCGGAAGAGCCGTACGATCCGGACGAGCGCAGCGCGATCCGCTCGCTCGCGGCGCGCGTCTCGTCGGCCCTCGAAGGGTTGCGTGCTCGCGAGTTCGGCCTGCTCGTACGTCAGCTCGCCGAAGGCGCGCTCGACGCGGATCAGGCGCGGGCCAGAGCTCGATCGCTCATCGCCGATCTATAG
- a CDS encoding zinc-ribbon domain containing protein encodes MYTDQLITCVDCGQQFTFTAGEQEFYAQKGFQNKPSRCPDCRAARKAQKGGGGGGPRFNGGGGGGGQREMFRTTCSSCGGTAEVPFQPRGDKPVYCRDCFQSHRSSY; translated from the coding sequence GTGTATACAGATCAACTCATCACGTGCGTGGATTGTGGACAACAGTTCACCTTCACCGCCGGCGAGCAAGAGTTCTATGCCCAAAAGGGTTTTCAGAACAAGCCGAGCCGTTGCCCGGATTGCCGGGCTGCGCGTAAAGCGCAAAAGGGCGGCGGCGGCGGCGGGCCTCGCTTTAATGGCGGCGGCGGCGGTGGCGGTCAGCGGGAGATGTTCCGCACGACCTGCAGCAGCTGCGGCGGCACGGCAGAAGTGCCGTTCCAACCGAGGGGCGACAAGCCCGTCTACTGCCGCGACTGCTTCCAAAGTCACCGGTCCTCGTACTAG
- a CDS encoding GGDEF domain-containing protein yields MRKKSKRTTFTAKPLRRFPGEATWRWRAQLRMERTVSPLRIFVIAATAIAWTISVHPPSSFALAANIVLIVAAALAIFDLVLVYGPSDIVSRWPWASTVLDLAFVSAWIVASGGSQSAFVSLAFFGLASGVLRNPPRLAVPVAAAYALLILICAGLAHWYEAVYAVAIGAGLTFWTAVAYRDRRASLRDDLTGAFTRDYADFRLDDLYKQRAFPIALAVIDLDGFKGVNDTFGHPAGDNILIQAVRAIEGAIRQGDLLARSGGDEFTLVLPKTDAETAAVVADRVRVAIETTLFRHRRDMPPVRLTASVGIAVARESATRRSSLIDRADEQLYAAKQGGRNRVTM; encoded by the coding sequence GTGCGCAAGAAGTCGAAGCGGACGACCTTCACGGCGAAGCCGCTGCGGCGCTTCCCCGGCGAAGCCACGTGGCGATGGCGCGCGCAGCTGCGGATGGAGCGCACCGTTTCGCCGCTCCGCATTTTCGTCATCGCGGCGACCGCGATCGCGTGGACGATCTCCGTCCATCCGCCGTCGTCGTTCGCGCTCGCCGCAAATATCGTGCTGATCGTCGCGGCGGCTCTCGCCATCTTCGATCTCGTGCTCGTCTACGGGCCGTCCGACATCGTCTCGCGCTGGCCGTGGGCTTCGACCGTTCTCGATCTCGCCTTCGTGTCGGCGTGGATCGTCGCGAGCGGTGGGTCGCAAAGCGCCTTCGTCTCGCTCGCGTTTTTCGGTTTGGCATCGGGTGTGCTCCGCAATCCACCCCGGCTCGCGGTGCCGGTCGCAGCCGCCTACGCGCTCCTCATCCTCATATGCGCCGGGCTTGCTCATTGGTACGAAGCCGTCTATGCCGTCGCGATCGGCGCCGGCCTCACATTCTGGACCGCCGTCGCCTACCGCGATCGCCGCGCGAGCTTGCGCGACGATCTCACCGGCGCGTTCACGCGCGACTACGCCGATTTTCGGCTTGACGATCTCTATAAGCAACGCGCGTTCCCGATCGCGCTTGCCGTCATCGATCTCGACGGCTTCAAAGGCGTCAACGACACGTTCGGCCATCCCGCCGGCGACAACATCCTCATCCAAGCCGTCCGCGCGATCGAAGGCGCGATCCGTCAAGGCGACCTCCTCGCGCGTTCCGGCGGCGACGAATTCACGCTCGTACTTCCGAAGACCGACGCCGAAACCGCAGCCGTCGTCGCCGATCGAGTCCGCGTCGCGATCGAGACGACGCTTTTCCGTCACAGGCGCGACATGCCGCCCGTCCGGCTCACCGCAAGTGTCGGCATCGCAGTCGCGCGCGAGTCGGCGACACGACGATCGTCGCTCATCGATCGTGCGGATGAACAGCTTTATGCCGCCAAACAAGGCGGCCGCAACCGCGTCACTATGTAA
- a CDS encoding S53 family peptidase, protein MKSFFPSAFAIALGMALAACSHTNDAVTPISGAQSGSSIAHVQYFGQSFGNAAQVCGPVKVGYARCNAWVRTDLYGGIGSSPNVVSGYHPSDLVSAYNLPSGGAEGTGQTVAVVDAYDDPNAESDLAVYRSNFGLPACTTANGCFQKVNQFGQPSPLPAPDSTGWSVEESLDVDMVSAICPNCHIILVEANTNNDFPLGLGVDSAVVKLGASVVSNSYGGDETGTQRLEHYYQHRHAIITASTGDSGYGVQFPAASTFVVAVGGTRLSRDGSARGWSEVAWRGGGSGCSAIYAKPAWQTDPLCSNRTIGDTSAVADPATGVAVYDTYKFAHGWIVEGGTSVSSPLIAGVYALKGNGKQLDYGHSIYKAPSRFLNDITSGSNGSCGGTYLCTAGPGYDGPTGMGTPNGDNAY, encoded by the coding sequence ATGAAGTCATTCTTCCCGTCAGCGTTCGCGATCGCGCTCGGCATGGCGCTCGCGGCCTGCAGCCACACGAACGACGCGGTCACGCCGATCTCCGGCGCGCAATCCGGCTCGTCGATCGCGCACGTGCAATATTTCGGACAATCGTTCGGCAACGCCGCGCAAGTCTGCGGACCTGTGAAGGTCGGCTATGCGCGCTGCAACGCGTGGGTCCGAACGGACCTCTACGGCGGCATCGGCTCGTCGCCGAACGTGGTTTCCGGATATCATCCGTCCGATCTCGTGTCGGCATACAACTTGCCGAGCGGCGGCGCGGAGGGGACCGGTCAGACCGTTGCGGTCGTCGATGCGTACGACGATCCAAACGCAGAATCCGATCTCGCGGTCTATCGCTCGAACTTCGGCCTGCCGGCGTGTACGACGGCGAACGGCTGCTTCCAGAAAGTCAACCAGTTCGGCCAGCCGAGCCCGCTGCCGGCGCCGGACTCGACGGGTTGGTCGGTCGAGGAATCGCTCGACGTGGACATGGTGTCGGCGATCTGTCCGAATTGCCACATCATCCTCGTCGAGGCGAACACGAACAACGACTTCCCGCTCGGCCTCGGCGTCGATTCGGCGGTGGTCAAGCTCGGTGCAAGCGTCGTCTCGAACAGCTACGGCGGCGACGAGACCGGTACGCAGCGCCTCGAGCACTACTACCAGCACCGGCATGCGATAATAACGGCGAGCACCGGCGATAGCGGTTACGGTGTCCAATTCCCCGCGGCATCGACCTTCGTCGTCGCGGTCGGCGGCACGCGCCTGTCTCGCGACGGCAGCGCGCGCGGCTGGAGCGAAGTCGCGTGGCGCGGTGGCGGGAGCGGGTGCAGCGCGATCTATGCGAAGCCGGCCTGGCAGACGGATCCGCTCTGCTCGAACCGGACGATCGGCGACACGTCGGCTGTCGCGGACCCCGCGACGGGCGTCGCGGTCTACGATACGTACAAGTTCGCGCACGGATGGATCGTCGAAGGCGGCACGAGTGTCTCGTCACCCCTCATCGCGGGCGTGTACGCGCTGAAAGGCAACGGCAAGCAGCTCGATTACGGCCATTCGATCTACAAGGCGCCCTCGAGATTCCTCAACGACATCACGTCGGGCAGCAACGGCAGCTGCGGCGGCACGTACCTCTGCACCGCAGGTCCGGGGTACGACGGCCCGACCGGCATGGGCACCCCGAACGGAGACAACGCTTACTAG